A window of the Thermodesulforhabdus norvegica genome harbors these coding sequences:
- a CDS encoding YceD family protein: MMRIKLEDIPKEGKQLVFLWGQESIQSFLAPKDPHGIAIPDPLSVEIYLFRKASQVHVTGSIRGKLNMVCHRCLESFSFPLEISVETFLQRKPTYLKEDEVELSEEDLLWEFFDGDEIDVDLLVAEEIFLSLPQVLLCSEDCKGLCPVCGKNLNIQTCSCKRMEFSPFETLKELRDSFSS; encoded by the coding sequence ATGATGCGCATCAAACTGGAAGATATACCGAAAGAAGGTAAGCAGCTTGTTTTTTTATGGGGACAGGAATCAATCCAGTCATTCCTGGCTCCAAAAGATCCCCATGGAATTGCCATTCCCGATCCTCTGAGTGTGGAGATTTATCTGTTCAGGAAGGCTTCTCAGGTTCACGTTACGGGAAGTATTCGTGGGAAACTGAACATGGTGTGTCACCGCTGCCTTGAGTCCTTTTCCTTTCCTCTGGAAATATCTGTAGAAACTTTTCTACAGAGGAAGCCCACATATTTGAAAGAGGATGAAGTGGAGCTGAGCGAGGAGGACCTCCTGTGGGAATTTTTTGACGGCGACGAAATAGATGTGGATCTTCTCGTAGCCGAGGAAATATTTCTCAGCCTCCCTCAGGTGCTTCTCTGTAGCGAAGACTGTAAGGGTCTGTGTCCCGTGTGCGGGAAAAATTTGAATATCCAGACATGTTCGTGTAAAAGAATGGAGTTTTCGCCTTTCGAGACTTTGAAAGAACTGAGGGATTCTTTTTCGTCCTGA
- the rpmF gene encoding 50S ribosomal protein L32 has product MAVPKRRTSRSRRNNRRSHDAISAPALYLCPRCKSPKLPHRVCPNCGTYRGRDVLKIEEE; this is encoded by the coding sequence ATGGCGGTACCAAAAAGGAGAACATCCAGATCTAGAAGGAACAACAGGCGGTCTCATGATGCCATTTCTGCGCCGGCCCTTTATCTCTGTCCCAGGTGCAAGAGCCCCAAATTACCCCACAGGGTATGCCCGAACTGTGGAACTTATAGAGGTAGAGATGTGCTGAAGATTGAAGAAGAGTAG